The following nucleotide sequence is from Chloracidobacterium validum.
GTGACAAGCTTCTCAGCGGTCAGGACCCCATTGGCAATCGCATCGAGCGCGGCTCGTGTGTCGTCCGGGCCGCAGGAATAGCTCATCACCAAGTCAATCTCATTGAAGTACAAATGGAACGGCTCGATGGCGAGCATTTCGCCGGGCGACGACCCCATGAACAGCACAACCGTTCCGCCCTTCCCGGCGCAGCGAATCCCAAGCTCCATGACCCGGACGCTGCTCGGCCCGACAATGACCACATCGGCGAGTGCGCCGGCCGTAAGTTCGGCCAGGCGCTCAACCAGGTCTTCACGTGCTGGGTTGATGACGGCATCCGCGCCAAACTCCAGCGCCTTGGCGCACCGCCAGTCCACCAAGTCCGCGCCAATGACCCGCTCCACGCCAGCGTGTTTAGCCAAAAGGACATTCATCTGCCCCATGATGCCCAGCCCGATGACCAGGACGGTATCCCGCGGATGCAGGCCTGCCTTGCGAATGGCCTTGACCGAACAGGCGGCCGGCTCGACCAGCGCCCCATCTTCAAATGACATGGTCTCTGGCAAGCGCAGGGTGTCGCGCCGGTTGACCTCCGGCACGAGAAAGTATTCGGCCACCGCGCCCGGAACGATATGCGAGGATTTCCAGGTGGCGCACTGCACGTACTCGCCCTTGGCGCACAGCTTGCACACGAAGCAAGGCGCATGGTGGTGGGCAAACACTGGATCACCAACGCGAAAGTCCGTCACCTCTGCGCCGACCTCAGCCACGATACCGGCTGGTTCGTGACCAAGGACCTTGCCGGCCTTGCGCTTGATGTACCACGGCGTCACATCGCCAGAGCAGATGCCGCTGGCTTTGACTTGAATGAGTAGCTCGCGTGGGCCGACCGTCGGGCGCGGCATCTGCTCAATCCGAACATCGTCGAAGTCGTAAACTCTGGCAACTTTCATTAGTGACGCCGTCATGCCACCTGCCCTAACTGCTTGAATTGTTGGGTGGAATGTGGCGAAGTAGGCGCTGGGCGTCAAGTCGCAGCGCCCCAGTGCAGCACGTTACGACGTTGAACGCATCCACTCAGGCCACATGACTGAATCCACCACCCCACGCAAACACATCGTCGTCCTTGGCGCTGGGTTTGGCGGCGTTGCCTTTTGTCAGGCATTCCCTGAAGGCCTGGCGGACATCACACTCGTTGATCGCAACAACTACCATCTGTTTCAACCGCTGCTTTACCAAGTGGCTACGGCCGATCTCTCTCCAGCCGACATTGCCGAGCCAATCCGCACGATTTTCGACCGCCGCCGCGACATCAAAGTTCTCATGGATGAAGTTAGCGGTATTGACCTTGCCAAGCGTACGGTCACCATGCAGCGGCGAACGCTCACCTATGACTACCTCGTGCTGGCGGTGGGAGCGCGCACCGGATACTTTGGCAACAACGAATGGGCGCGCCATGCCGGTGGACTCAAAGGCATTGACGACGCCCTCAACATCCGCAATCGCGTCTTGACGGCATTTGAAGAGGCTGAAAACTGTCTCGACCCGGAACAAGTCAGGCGCTTGACCACGTTCGTCGTCGTGGGCGGCGGGCCAACCGGCGTCGAGCTGGCCGGGGCACTGGGCGAACTGACCCGGCGGGTGCTCCGGCGGGACTTCAAAAACATCGACACTTCCCAGGCGCGGGTTTTTCTTATCCAGGGGGCGTCGCGGCTGCTGCCGCCCTATCACCAGGCGCTTTCTGAATATGCCCGCCAGAAGCTGGTGAAGTTGGGGGTGGACGTGCGCGTCTCGGCCCGTGTCACCCGAGTCGGACCGCAGCGCGTTGAGCTAGACAACGGGAAAGTCATCGAAGCGGCGAACATCATTTGGTGCGCTGGCGTTGAAGCGAACCCCTTGACTCGAAAACTCGGACTGCCAACGGATCGCACTGGACGGCTCAAGGTCGAACCCGACCTCCGGCTGCCCGGACACCCCGAAGTCCTGGCCATTGGTGACATTGCCGCCCTCACCGACGCCCGGGGCGTTGACGTGCCGGGGGTGGCACCGGCCGCGCTCCAGATGGGGAGATACGCGGCCAAGGTTATCGAGGCGCAACTACGCGGCAGGACGCCGCCGCGGCCGTTCGTCTATTTTGACAAAGGCAGCATGGCGACGATTGGCCGCGCGGCAGCCGTGCTGGAAGTCGGGCGTCTCCGCATGACCGGATTTTTTGCCTGGATGGGCTGGCTTCTCGTGCACTTGGCCATGCTCGTCGGCTTCAACAATAAAGTGAGCGTTCTCACGGAATGGATTTTTCGCTATATAACGTACCGCCAGGGCGCGCGAATCATCACGACGCCCCGGACCGATGAACTCCTCCGCGACGCGACGTAGGCCACCTCACGCCTCGTCCCACCCTACGCCGCGCAGGCTAACGCCATCAGGCGGATTGAAAAATTTCTGTATGGGTATCCTTCAAGAGTTCAAAGACTTTGTTGCGCGCGGCAGCGTCATTGACCTGGCCGTTGGCGTGATTATCGGTGGCGCGTTCGGCAAGATTGTTGCCTCATTTGTCGAAGACATCATCATGCCTCCGGTTGGGCTACTGACCAGCGGGGTCAACTTCACCGAGGCAAAGCTGGTGCTCAAAGAAGCCGCCAAGGCTGGCGATCCCGTCATTGCCGTCAAATATGGCAACTTCATCCAGGTTGTCATTCAGTTTGTGATTGTGGCGGCAGTCGTTTTCCTGATGGTCAAGACCATCAATCGTCTCCGCCGCCCGGAACCAACCGCGCCGCCGCCGGAGCCAACCAACGAGGAAAAATTACTGACCGAAATCCGCGACCTGCTCAAACGGTAGCCGAAGTGTTGACGCGATTCGCCTACGGTGTCGGTTTGGAAGGATTCGATTTCATCTTGACCGATGTTCGTGAGCGCGTTTTCTTCGTCGGGTAGAGTCGGCGCAGCACCGCGCCAATCCGCTTTCCCCAGTCACCTTCGGTGTGCTTGCCGCCCCGGACTTCGCGGTAGAACAGGTCTTTATTCAACGTCCATCCGTATTCGGCAAGCAAGTCGCGCATCTGCCGCAAGTGCAGGATACCGGATCCCATCTCGCGGGTGCCCATGTCGAGCCAAACGCGGATGTCGGGCTTGCGCTTCAGGTGGCGCACCAACCGAAAAGCCACGCCATGGTCCCACCACAGCGAGGGTGAGAGCGCCGCAATGCGGCCGAAATGCTCTGAATAGTGCAATCCAAGCAACAATGCCGCCAGTCCACCCAACGATGAACCGCCGATGCCGGTTCGGTCGCGGGACGGATCGGTGTGGTAGGTTGCATCGACAAAGGGCTTGAGTTCCTCGACGATGAAGCGTCCGTACAACGGCAGCCCACCACCCTGCTTGACATTCGGGTCGCGGGTCGGCGTGTATTCATCCATCCGATGCACTCCGGTGTTCCAAATCCCCACGATGATCAGCGGCTCGATTTTCTTTTCAAGGATCAACCGCTCTGCCGTCCGCGCCATTTTCCAGTCATGGCCCCGCACGTATGCCGTGTCGCCATCGAAGAGATTTTGCCCATCGTGCATGTAAAGCACCGGATAACGCGCGGACGGATCATCACCGTGTCCGGGTGGCAAATACGCAATAATGTGTCGCTTTTGTGCCAAATGCCGAGACGCAATACTGGCATGAACCCGAAAGCTCCCGGCGTAGGTTGATGCGTCGCGTGGGATCGAAGGGACGAATAATGCCTGACTAGACGGAGGGCGTTTTGACATGAACAAAGAAGCGGTCAGGCAGCCATTGGGCAATGAAATATGTGTGCTGAGTGGCGCGGAATATGCCGCTTGTTGGAACGAGAAGCAAGAGATGGCTTGCGGCTTATTCTGTTTCCGACATAATTACGCCTTCACTTCATGCACCTACTGAGGGAAAACGCCCGATGAAACGCAACGTTGGAACGCTCCTGGCGGCAGTATGCGTCTTACTGGCCGGACTGCTGCCCACAACCGGATGTCAGGACAGTTCAGCGGCAAACGACGCCGGCAAAGCCAAGTCAACCGCCATATCACCGGAATTTGCTGCTCGCTTGGGGCAAGATGATGGCTTTGCCTTCTCACTGCTTTTTGGGGCCGATGTTCAGGGCAACCTCAAGGACTGCGGCTGCCCCAAGCACCCGCAAGGGGGACTGGCTTGGCGCATGGGCTATGCCGACGGACTCAAGCAGATGGCGCCAGATGCACCATTCCTACAGATTGACGCGGGACGGATGTTTGCCCACTCGGTGGGTTACGTTCAGCCCTATGACCGCACGCGCAACGAGTGGATGCTACGCGCCTATGGCGAAGCTGGGTTTGCCGCGGCGAACATGAGCTATTTTGACATGCCAATGCTGGCCGAGCTGCTTTACAAGTCTGAGGTTGAAGCCAAGCGTCAGGCGTTTCCGTTTCTGACGCGCCTGGTCTCGGCCAACATTCGGCCAGCCAAGCCGGAGCTAGTACCGCCAACCCCGTACATTATCGAAACCGTGACCAGCAAGCGCCTTCCAAAGCCGGTCCGGGTGGGCATTACCGGAGTCACCATGGCGAATCCCAATCCCGGCGCGGAAACGCTCAACTTCACCATTGACGACCCAGCCGAAGCTCTCAAGCGCGTTATCCCAGAACTGCGCGCCAAGTGCGACTTTGTCGTGGTGATGTCGTATGGTCCAGAGGCCCAGACCGACAAGGTGACAAAAGTGCCCGGCGTTGACCTCGTCGTCGTGGCGAATAACCTTGGCGCCATGATTCTTCAGGTGCAAAAGGTCAATGATGTGTCGGTCGTCCAGGCGTTTTCCCAGACGAAGCTTCTGGGTGATTTACGGTTTTACTACACGCCGGACGGCACACTTCGGGAAATGCGGCTCTCCATGCCGAGCCTCGACAAAGACATCCCAACCGACCGCCGCTGGGAGCAGATGGTCGTGGATGCCCAGAAAGCGATTGATGAAGCCACGAAGGCGGTGGTCAATTCCCCGCCGAGCGAAGCCGCCGGTCCGGTCAGCGCCCAGCCACGAAACAACTGAGGCGACACGGCCGAGTGAACAGGTTGCCGACCCGCTTCGGGATCAGGATAAAACCCGCACATAGCACTTGCCGGGCAGCTCACGCAGCGCGCCACAGAGCGTCAAGTTGAGGAGAGCGGCCAGGGTGCGTGGCTGCCCAAGCCCACTTTGCATGATCAGCCCGTCCACGTAGATGGGCTGATCGTAGCCAATGAGCGCCAGAACCGTGCGTTCATCCGGGCCCAAGTCAAACGGCAAGGGAGGTTCTGCAAGCTTGGGTGGCAGTTGTCCTTTTCGGAGACGCTGGCGTATGTCGTACGAAAACTCTGAAATGACATCCTGCCAATCCATGACGAGCTTGGCGCCGTCTTGAATGAGGCGATTCGTTCCAACCGACTTTCCTGACGTGATATTCCCCGGCACGGCAAACACTTCCCGTCCCTGCTCAAGCGCCAGCCGCGCCGTGATGAGCGAGCCGGAATGCTCCGCGGCCTCCACCACCACCACACCCAGACAAAGTCCGGCGATCAGGCGATTGCGATAGGGGAAGTTCTTGGGCATTGGCGGTTTTTCAAAGGGGAATTCAGTCACGAGCGCCCCAGTCTCCGTGATGCGCTCGGCAAGTTTGGCATTTTCCCTGGGGTAAATATCATCCAGCCCCGTGCCCAACACGGCGACGGTGCACCCATGGGCTTCAAGGGCAGCTTCGTGCGCGGCAGCGTCAATCCCACGCGCCAAACCGGAAACCACCGTCACGCCGTTGGCGGCCAAATCCCGCGCCAGCTTGGCGGCCGCGTTCCGTCCGTAGGTTGAGCACGCCCGCGAGCCAACCACGGCGATACAGGGTTGCGCCAGGACCGCTCTCCATGCCCCTTTCACAAACAAAACCAGTGGAGCGTTGTGGAGTTCACGGAGCAGCGCCGGGTAATCGGCGTCCGCAAGCGTCAGGACTTCTCCACCAGACCGTTTCAGCGCCGCCACTTGCCGATCGGCATCGGCAGCCGCAGCATCGTTTACCATCGCAGTGACCGTATCATCCGCCACACCAAGGTCACGAAGTTCGGCCCGCGACGCCCGCAAGACAGCGGCTGGGGTTTTAAAGTGTTCCAGCAGTTTGCGTCCGGTGACCGGTCCGACGCCAGGCGTAAGCCACAGCTTAAACCAGTCTCGGAGATCATCTGGCATGGGTATCCACGGCAGATGCCGCAGTGGGCGGCGTCCTATGCTTGATGGCGTCCCAGATGGCATTCATTTCCACCGGGTTGCTCTCGGTGAGGGTTTTACCCTGGGCCGCCAGGGTTTGTTCGACAGCGGCAAAGCGCCGCCGAAACTTTTGATTGGCGACTTTGAGCGTAGCTTCCGGGTCAAGGCCGAGCTTGCGCGCCAGATTGACCAAAACAAAGAGCAAATCACCGACTTCTTCAGCAACTTGGCGCTGGTCGGGCGCGGGCAGCGCCAATGCCGCGCGGAGTTCCTGGGTTTCTTCGGTCAGTTTATCGAGCACGGCCTGGGCGTTGGGCCAGTCAAAGTCATAGTAGGCTGCACGTTCCGTCAGTTGGCGGGCTTCGATCAGGGCCGGCATGGCAGACGCAACGCCATCGAGTACGGAAGCCGCTGATTCAGCCTTCCCGGCAGCCGCTTTCTCCTGCGCTTTGATGGCTTCCCAGTTGCGCGTCACTTCGCGGGCGTCCTGCGCGCGCGCATCGCCAAACACATGCGGATGACGGCGGATGAGCTTCTCGCGCAAGGCGTCAATCACGTCATAGACATCGAAGCGGTTTTCCTCAGCCGCAATCTGGGCATGAAAAACCACCTGAAGCAAGACATCGCCAAGTTCCTTGCGCAGTTCCACATCATCGCCTTCATCAATCGCGTGGAGCACTTCGTAAGCTTCCTCGATCAGGTATGGCTTGAGCGTCTGGTGCGTTTGCTGCCGGTCCCAGGGGCAGCCAGCGGGCGCGCGGAGTCGCGCCATGACCTCGACCAATGCCTGAAAACGTTCATCTCGCCCGGCATGTGACGCAGATTGTGCCATGAAACTGCTCCTGATTATTTCGTGCTCATCTGTGAACTTCTAGCAAACATTGACTTTCACGCTCCAGCAGGTCAAGCCGGAAGCGCGCCTAGGTTGGAAATTTTGGAAAAGCAGTGGTAGGTTGAAACACGACTTCTATTTTTTGTCTCAACCTGCCCGCATCATCGGCAAGCCTTGGGAAGCTTGGCAAGGACTTCAAAAATAAGACTATGGATGCCAAATCACCAACGCCTCCATCTGGGGCGTCGTCACAAAACCTTCAGGACACCTTCCTCAACCAAGTGCGTCGTGAGCGCGCGATGGTGGCTATTTATCTGGTGAGCGGGGTTAAGCTCACCGGCCGCATTCGTGGCTTCGACAAGTACTCCGTCGTCCTGGAAGCTGGCAATCAGGAGCAGCTCATCTTCAAGCATGCCATTTCGACGATTTCAGTCCTACGAAGCGGTCCAGGGCGCGGCCCGTCGCCAGCCACCCCGCCGGAGAATCCGGCCGGCGGCAAAGCAGACGACGCGGACACCACAAGCCCCTGACAGCGAAACCCAAGCAAGCTACGCCAATGGGACTATTCATTAGCTTCGAGGGGGTTGATGGTTGTGGAAAGACGACCCAGGCCATCCGGCTTGCGGAGCGACTGCGGCAGCAGGGATGGGCAGTCGTTCAGACGCGCGAGCCAGGTGGGACGCCGCTCGGCGAGCGCGTACGGCAACTGCTCCTCGGCGTTCAGGATGCGCCACCGACGGCCCGCGCCGAAGTCTTACTCTTTGCCGCCGACCGCGCCCAGCACGTTGATACGGTGATCCGCCCGGCGCTGGCGGCTGGAGCGATGGTGCTTTGCGACCGTTTTGCTGATTCCACCCGCGCTTACCAAGGTTATGGTCGCCAACTCGACTTGGGCTTGATCGAGGATGGCATCCGGTTGGCAACCCAGGGACTCGAACCACATATCACGTTTCTGCTTGACCTTCCCATCGAAGCCATGGCTTCGCGCCTTGCCCACCGTGGGGCGGCAAGCAACCGCTTTGAGCTTGAAGGAGGGGACTTTTACGCCCGCGTGCGCCAGGGCTTCATGGCCCTGGCGCGGATGCACACGGCCCGCATTTGCGTACTTGACGCCCTGCAATCCCCGGATGTCATTCACGCTGCCGCTTGGCAGCGGCTGTTGCCACAGCTCAGTCCGCCACCTCAGTCACAGATAGCCCCCGTGTCGTGAGACGAGCATCGAGGACTTGTCCACCGGCCGCCGACAGAGCGGCGCTTACGTTGGCTTTCTGGCCGTCGGCCACCACAAACACGACACACCCGCCGCCGCCCGCGCCACAGACCTTCCCGGCCAACGCCCCGGCTCCCCGCGCCACATCCATCAGGCGCTCAATCATCGGCGTGGAAACTCCTTCCGCCAGTTGACGCCGATGCTCCCACTCTTGCCGGAGACACTCCGCCACCCGTGGAAGGTCACGGTCGAGCACGGCCGCGTGCATGGCTTGGGCCAAATCGCGGATGCGGGCCAGTGCCGCCTGCGTCGCCGTGTCGCCGTCAATGTGGCGTTTGAAAACCTCCCAGTTATTCGTGCCGGAAAAGTGGGCTTGTCCCGTGTGACACACAACCACGCGCGCATCGAGCCAGGGGAGCCAATCCGAGACCAACGACTCGTGACGAACACCCCCAACTTCTAAATGAATGGCGCTGATGCCGCCATAGACGGCCGGGTAGTAATCCTGCACGCCGGCCGGAACGCGAATGACCTGGGTTTCAACGGCCGGTGCCAGCGCCAACAGTTGCTCCGGTCCGTAACCGGCCGCCGTCAGATGGTTGAGCGCCCCGGCGAGCGCAATGACCAACGCCGATGAGCCACCCAGCCCCGAACCTGGCGGGGCCGCGCAAGCCGTGACGACTTCTACCCCGTGAGTTGGCGCGAAGAAAGCCACCATTCGCGCCAGGAGTTGCAGCGGTGTGTCAAAGCGTACGTCAGCCCGCGAGGCATAGACCTCGCGTCGCCCAATATCGAGCGACTCAAGGATAACCGTTGTGTCGGCGCGCGGCCTGATTTCACAGGTTGCGGGCAAGTCGAGGGCAACATTGACGGTCACGGCGCCGGGATGAAACAGATGCAGCGGCGGCAGATCGAGTGTTCCACCGGCCAAATCAATCCGCGTTGGCGCCGTTGCGATAATTGTCTTGGCAACGTTTTGGCTCATGACACCGTGGACTTCGCCTTGACATAGCGCAGCCGTTCCACCGGCGCGTCGCCTAGCAGGTGGTCGTGAACAATCTTCGGCGCATCCTCGACCGTGACACGGCCATACCAAACTTGTTCGGGATAAACGACGACCATCGGTCCATGGCCGCACTGCGCCAGACAACCAGACTTGTTGACCCGGATTGCATCGAGTTTTCCACAGGCTTTGACCTCATCACGGAGCGCTTGCCAGACGGCTTCACTGCCTTGGGTAGGGCACGTCTTGCCTGAAACGCAGACAAACACGTGCTTTTCGTAAATGCTCATAGCGCAAGTTCCTTTGATTCAACATTGGGTTGGCGCATCTTGGCGGAAAGTCCAGAGCTTGGGAAGCCGCGCTTGCATCGCTCGCCCGGTTGTTTTGGATTGGA
It contains:
- a CDS encoding zinc-binding dehydrogenase, with product MKVARVYDFDDVRIEQMPRPTVGPRELLIQVKASGICSGDVTPWYIKRKAGKVLGHEPAGIVAEVGAEVTDFRVGDPVFAHHHAPCFVCKLCAKGEYVQCATWKSSHIVPGAVAEYFLVPEVNRRDTLRLPETMSFEDGALVEPAACSVKAIRKAGLHPRDTVLVIGLGIMGQMNVLLAKHAGVERVIGADLVDWRCAKALEFGADAVINPAREDLVERLAELTAGALADVVIVGPSSVRVMELGIRCAGKGGTVVLFMGSSPGEMLAIEPFHLYFNEIDLVMSYSCGPDDTRAALDAIANGVLTAEKLVTHRYTIEDTALGFRKMAEAQDVLKAQIIFP
- a CDS encoding NAD(P)/FAD-dependent oxidoreductase; protein product: MTESTTPRKHIVVLGAGFGGVAFCQAFPEGLADITLVDRNNYHLFQPLLYQVATADLSPADIAEPIRTIFDRRRDIKVLMDEVSGIDLAKRTVTMQRRTLTYDYLVLAVGARTGYFGNNEWARHAGGLKGIDDALNIRNRVLTAFEEAENCLDPEQVRRLTTFVVVGGGPTGVELAGALGELTRRVLRRDFKNIDTSQARVFLIQGASRLLPPYHQALSEYARQKLVKLGVDVRVSARVTRVGPQRVELDNGKVIEAANIIWCAGVEANPLTRKLGLPTDRTGRLKVEPDLRLPGHPEVLAIGDIAALTDARGVDVPGVAPAALQMGRYAAKVIEAQLRGRTPPRPFVYFDKGSMATIGRAAAVLEVGRLRMTGFFAWMGWLLVHLAMLVGFNNKVSVLTEWIFRYITYRQGARIITTPRTDELLRDAT
- the mscL gene encoding large-conductance mechanosensitive channel protein MscL, yielding MGILQEFKDFVARGSVIDLAVGVIIGGAFGKIVASFVEDIIMPPVGLLTSGVNFTEAKLVLKEAAKAGDPVIAVKYGNFIQVVIQFVIVAAVVFLMVKTINRLRRPEPTAPPPEPTNEEKLLTEIRDLLKR
- a CDS encoding alpha/beta hydrolase; protein product: MSKRPPSSQALFVPSIPRDASTYAGSFRVHASIASRHLAQKRHIIAYLPPGHGDDPSARYPVLYMHDGQNLFDGDTAYVRGHDWKMARTAERLILEKKIEPLIIVGIWNTGVHRMDEYTPTRDPNVKQGGGLPLYGRFIVEELKPFVDATYHTDPSRDRTGIGGSSLGGLAALLLGLHYSEHFGRIAALSPSLWWDHGVAFRLVRHLKRKPDIRVWLDMGTREMGSGILHLRQMRDLLAEYGWTLNKDLFYREVRGGKHTEGDWGKRIGAVLRRLYPTKKTRSRTSVKMKSNPSKPTP
- a CDS encoding bifunctional UDP-sugar hydrolase/5'-nucleotidase — encoded protein: MKRNVGTLLAAVCVLLAGLLPTTGCQDSSAANDAGKAKSTAISPEFAARLGQDDGFAFSLLFGADVQGNLKDCGCPKHPQGGLAWRMGYADGLKQMAPDAPFLQIDAGRMFAHSVGYVQPYDRTRNEWMLRAYGEAGFAAANMSYFDMPMLAELLYKSEVEAKRQAFPFLTRLVSANIRPAKPELVPPTPYIIETVTSKRLPKPVRVGITGVTMANPNPGAETLNFTIDDPAEALKRVIPELRAKCDFVVVMSYGPEAQTDKVTKVPGVDLVVVANNLGAMILQVQKVNDVSVVQAFSQTKLLGDLRFYYTPDGTLREMRLSMPSLDKDIPTDRRWEQMVVDAQKAIDEATKAVVNSPPSEAAGPVSAQPRNN
- the dprA gene encoding DNA-processing protein DprA, which encodes MPDDLRDWFKLWLTPGVGPVTGRKLLEHFKTPAAVLRASRAELRDLGVADDTVTAMVNDAAAADADRQVAALKRSGGEVLTLADADYPALLRELHNAPLVLFVKGAWRAVLAQPCIAVVGSRACSTYGRNAAAKLARDLAANGVTVVSGLARGIDAAAHEAALEAHGCTVAVLGTGLDDIYPRENAKLAERITETGALVTEFPFEKPPMPKNFPYRNRLIAGLCLGVVVVEAAEHSGSLITARLALEQGREVFAVPGNITSGKSVGTNRLIQDGAKLVMDWQDVISEFSYDIRQRLRKGQLPPKLAEPPLPFDLGPDERTVLALIGYDQPIYVDGLIMQSGLGQPRTLAALLNLTLCGALRELPGKCYVRVLS
- the mazG gene encoding nucleoside triphosphate pyrophosphohydrolase; the protein is MAQSASHAGRDERFQALVEVMARLRAPAGCPWDRQQTHQTLKPYLIEEAYEVLHAIDEGDDVELRKELGDVLLQVVFHAQIAAEENRFDVYDVIDALREKLIRRHPHVFGDARAQDAREVTRNWEAIKAQEKAAAGKAESAASVLDGVASAMPALIEARQLTERAAYYDFDWPNAQAVLDKLTEETQELRAALALPAPDQRQVAEEVGDLLFVLVNLARKLGLDPEATLKVANQKFRRRFAAVEQTLAAQGKTLTESNPVEMNAIWDAIKHRTPPTAASAVDTHAR
- the hfq gene encoding RNA chaperone Hfq; protein product: MDAKSPTPPSGASSQNLQDTFLNQVRRERAMVAIYLVSGVKLTGRIRGFDKYSVVLEAGNQEQLIFKHAISTISVLRSGPGRGPSPATPPENPAGGKADDADTTSP
- the tmk gene encoding dTMP kinase, producing MGLFISFEGVDGCGKTTQAIRLAERLRQQGWAVVQTREPGGTPLGERVRQLLLGVQDAPPTARAEVLLFAADRAQHVDTVIRPALAAGAMVLCDRFADSTRAYQGYGRQLDLGLIEDGIRLATQGLEPHITFLLDLPIEAMASRLAHRGAASNRFELEGGDFYARVRQGFMALARMHTARICVLDALQSPDVIHAAAWQRLLPQLSPPPQSQIAPVS
- a CDS encoding GHMP family kinase ATP-binding protein: MSQNVAKTIIATAPTRIDLAGGTLDLPPLHLFHPGAVTVNVALDLPATCEIRPRADTTVILESLDIGRREVYASRADVRFDTPLQLLARMVAFFAPTHGVEVVTACAAPPGSGLGGSSALVIALAGALNHLTAAGYGPEQLLALAPAVETQVIRVPAGVQDYYPAVYGGISAIHLEVGGVRHESLVSDWLPWLDARVVVCHTGQAHFSGTNNWEVFKRHIDGDTATQAALARIRDLAQAMHAAVLDRDLPRVAECLRQEWEHRRQLAEGVSTPMIERLMDVARGAGALAGKVCGAGGGGCVVFVVADGQKANVSAALSAAGGQVLDARLTTRGLSVTEVAD
- a CDS encoding (2Fe-2S) ferredoxin domain-containing protein; amino-acid sequence: MSIYEKHVFVCVSGKTCPTQGSEAVWQALRDEVKACGKLDAIRVNKSGCLAQCGHGPMVVVYPEQVWYGRVTVEDAPKIVHDHLLGDAPVERLRYVKAKSTVS